From Carya illinoinensis cultivar Pawnee chromosome 5, C.illinoinensisPawnee_v1, whole genome shotgun sequence, one genomic window encodes:
- the LOC122311843 gene encoding pectinesterase 3-like: protein MAIKHCMISFSLVFLATVTILLAGQACAKNLCDKADYQPLCFSVIKGQTDAYSALESAITILISQSHRAKSSAGKQGDSENLDVCKESFDDAISNLEKSLNNLKSRDMAGLNINLSAALTDFATCDDTFAESSETNPIGKTDTLLSHMASNCLYLSSLIHKGHHN, encoded by the coding sequence ATGGCTATCAAGCACTGCATGATCTCTTTCTCCCTGGTCTTTCTGGCAACGGTCACCATCCTCCTCGCCGGTCAAGCTTGCGCTAAGAACCTCTGCGACAAAGCCGACTACCAGCCTCTCTGCTTCTCTGTCATAAAGGGACAGACCGACGCTTATTCAGCCTTGGAGTCAGCCATTACCATTTTGATTTCCCAAAGCCATCGGGCAAAGAGTTCGGCCGGTAAGCAAGGCGATTCCGAGAACTTGGATGTCTGCAAAGAGAGCTTTGACGATGCCATTTCCAACCTGGAGAAGAGTTTGAACAACCTCAAGAGCCGCGACATGGCCGGCCTGAACATCAACCTGTCGGCGGCGCTAACTGACTTCGCGACATGCGACGACACGTTCGCGGAATCAAGCGAGACCAACCCCATTGGCAAGACAGACACGCTCTTGTCTCACATGGCTAGCAACTGTTTGTATTTATCGAGTTTGATTCACAAAGGACATCATAATTAA